From a region of the bacterium genome:
- a CDS encoding MATE family efflux transporter, whose amino-acid sequence MTYKNVELLFEHPSKSIWKLASPTIFANFVQIFYNLVDAFWISTLKNSSLGIAGIGLAQPLNFAALAIAGGIGVGTNSLISRSIGARDYEKANKAAANGIFLSLVISAITSLILLIFAKKIFTSLGAGEALPQALKYGRIIFISMPISFLVMIFNYIFRAEGDTKRSMIAMVTGSALNIVLDPIAIFALKLGIVGVAFATVISQFFSLMLFTYWAIFQKSTFVRIHIRDFKPDSPAMNEIIKVGFPFTLSQFLISLSQMLFNHLTSTIRGPQGIAIYSIGMRLNQFAILPSLGISAATISVVGAWFGAKRMDMVKKSIIEAWKLGIKIQVIVAIVIYTFAPYLAGIFANDVSMKVLMPDIVKFLRITSLTYIFTPVGMYTSSAFNGMGQGVKSAILTFCRLLIIAYPTARVLAINLDMGLTGVWWGLNIAPLGASIIAVIWLKLEKIL is encoded by the coding sequence ATGACATATAAGAATGTGGAATTATTATTTGAACACCCGAGCAAATCCATATGGAAACTGGCAAGTCCTACAATATTTGCAAACTTTGTTCAAATATTTTATAACTTAGTAGATGCCTTCTGGATTTCTACACTGAAAAACTCCTCTCTTGGAATTGCAGGCATCGGACTGGCACAACCCCTAAATTTTGCAGCTCTGGCCATAGCCGGAGGAATTGGAGTTGGTACAAACTCTCTTATTTCGAGAAGTATTGGTGCCAGAGACTACGAAAAGGCAAATAAAGCAGCAGCAAATGGAATTTTCCTTTCCTTAGTAATTTCTGCGATTACCTCGCTTATTTTACTAATCTTTGCAAAGAAAATATTCACATCTCTCGGGGCAGGTGAAGCCCTTCCCCAGGCTCTCAAATACGGGAGAATCATTTTTATCTCAATGCCCATTTCTTTCCTGGTCATGATTTTTAATTACATATTTCGTGCAGAAGGAGATACAAAACGTTCAATGATAGCAATGGTAACCGGATCCGCTCTAAATATCGTTCTCGATCCGATAGCAATTTTTGCCCTCAAGCTGGGTATAGTGGGTGTTGCTTTTGCCACGGTAATTTCCCAATTCTTCTCTTTAATGCTTTTCACTTACTGGGCAATCTTTCAGAAAAGTACCTTTGTAAGAATTCATATCAGGGATTTTAAACCCGATTCTCCAGCGATGAATGAAATAATAAAGGTTGGGTTTCCGTTTACTCTATCACAATTCCTGATTTCCCTCAGTCAGATGCTATTTAATCATCTAACTTCCACAATAAGAGGACCGCAGGGTATTGCAATATACAGCATCGGTATGAGGCTTAACCAATTTGCCATTCTCCCATCTCTTGGAATATCTGCAGCAACCATCTCCGTTGTTGGTGCATGGTTTGGCGCGAAAAGGATGGATATGGTAAAGAAAAGCATCATAGAAGCGTGGAAACTGGGCATAAAAATTCAGGTAATTGTTGCAATTGTAATCTACACCTTTGCACCCTACCTCGCAGGTATATTTGCTAACGACGTCTCCATGAAGGTTTTGATGCCAGATATTGTGAAATTTCTGAGAATTACCTCTTTAACTTACATTTTTACTCCTGTGGGTATGTACACCTCTTCAGCCTTTAATGGAATGGGGCAGGGAGTAAAATCTGCTATCCTGACTTTCTGCAGGCTCCTGATAATAGCCTACCCCACAGCCCGAGTCTTAGCAATAAACCTGGATATGGGGCTTACCGGAGTGTGGTGGGGGCTCAATATTGCGCCTCTTGGCGCCAGCATTATCGCAGTGATCTGGCTTAAATTGGAAAAAATCCTTTGA
- a CDS encoding periplasmic heavy metal sensor produces MFKTMMLMMFLTQASMGGPIGDPMEFSWGILRDKRVVSELKLTAEQQKKIADIHYNYSKKIVDLRAEIQKKAIDLNKIIESEDFTRNQIEPLVKEIANLEAELRMNRIMELKEMRNVLTSEQREKLRELLKERIRMRMNQGQREKIR; encoded by the coding sequence ATGTTTAAGACTATGATGCTCATGATGTTTTTAACGCAGGCTTCCATGGGTGGTCCTATAGGAGATCCGATGGAATTTTCCTGGGGAATTCTCAGAGACAAAAGGGTTGTTTCGGAGTTAAAACTAACCGCTGAACAGCAAAAGAAAATAGCTGATATACATTACAACTATTCCAAAAAGATTGTTGATCTTAGAGCGGAGATTCAGAAAAAAGCTATTGATCTTAATAAAATTATAGAATCTGAGGATTTCACAAGGAATCAAATTGAACCACTTGTAAAGGAAATTGCTAATCTTGAAGCTGAATTAAGAATGAATAGAATTATGGAACTTAAAGAGATGAGGAATGTCCTAACTTCCGAACAGAGAGAAAAACTGCGGGAATTGCTTAAGGAGAGGATCAGAATGCGAATGAACCAAGGGCAAAGGGAGAAGATTAGATAA